Proteins from one Salaquimonas pukyongi genomic window:
- a CDS encoding Zn-dependent alcohol dehydrogenase produces the protein MKAAVCREFGKPLSIEEVKLAGPKAAEVEVDIKACAICHSDISFADGAWGGALPAVYGHEAAGIVKRTGRGVTGLKAGDHVVVTLIRYCGDCHYCNQGSQVMCEEVFALDRKGPIFDDSGPLEQAMRTGAFAERVVVHQSQAVKIPKTVPFASASLLACGVITGFGAVANTADVKPGQSVAVIGCGGVGLNAIQGAHHCGAAKIIGIDLAPAKLKDAKRFGATHGYNPASDDVAAKISKLTAGRGVDHVFVTVGAPAAFEGAFDYITKNGSVVVVGMPPSGVFAKYDPGTLAAWNQRIVGSKMGDAVIARDIPRLVRAYRKGELKLDELVSNTYRLEQINEAIAEVRSGTVKRNVIVFD, from the coding sequence ATGAAAGCTGCGGTGTGCAGGGAATTCGGCAAACCATTGAGCATCGAGGAGGTCAAGCTTGCCGGGCCAAAGGCAGCAGAGGTGGAGGTCGACATCAAGGCCTGCGCAATCTGTCATTCCGACATCTCGTTTGCTGATGGAGCCTGGGGTGGTGCGCTTCCGGCAGTTTACGGCCATGAGGCCGCCGGGATCGTCAAGCGTACCGGGCGCGGAGTGACGGGGCTGAAAGCCGGCGATCATGTGGTGGTAACGCTGATCCGCTATTGCGGCGACTGCCATTACTGCAATCAGGGCAGTCAGGTCATGTGCGAGGAGGTTTTTGCCCTCGACCGCAAGGGGCCGATTTTTGATGACAGCGGACCGCTGGAACAGGCGATGCGCACCGGCGCCTTTGCCGAACGGGTTGTGGTGCATCAAAGCCAGGCAGTGAAAATTCCCAAAACCGTGCCTTTTGCCAGTGCATCGCTGCTGGCCTGCGGCGTCATCACCGGGTTTGGCGCGGTGGCCAATACGGCGGACGTGAAGCCGGGGCAGAGCGTTGCCGTGATCGGCTGTGGCGGAGTGGGGCTTAACGCCATTCAGGGCGCTCATCATTGTGGTGCGGCAAAAATCATCGGCATCGATCTGGCGCCTGCCAAACTGAAGGATGCAAAGCGCTTTGGGGCAACCCATGGGTATAATCCCGCCAGCGATGATGTTGCCGCAAAGATATCAAAGCTGACCGCAGGCCGGGGTGTTGATCATGTATTTGTAACAGTGGGGGCGCCGGCAGCCTTCGAAGGTGCATTTGACTACATTACCAAAAACGGCAGTGTTGTTGTGGTCGGCATGCCGCCTTCGGGCGTTTTTGCCAAATACGATCCGGGCACCCTGGCAGCATGGAACCAGAGAATTGTCGGTTCGAAGATGGGCGATGCGGTGATCGCGCGGGACATTCCGCGGCTGGTGCGGGCTTATCGCAAGGGTGAATTGAAACTCGATGAACTGGTTTCCAACACCTATCGCCTGGAACAGATCAACGAGGCGATTGCCGAGGTGCGGTCGGGCACCGTCAAGCGCAATGTGATCGTGTTCGACTGA
- a CDS encoding diacylglycerol kinase, with protein sequence MKDSKKYFDPASKKYGAAHVVAATQYSMGGLRRAAGEQAFRHELAAAVIILLIYVWAGAGWFAYVGSLCLFLATFAVEAINTAIELVVDRTSPEISQYGREAKDLGSFAVFCLLCANGVFFAWALWTALA encoded by the coding sequence ATGAAAGACAGCAAGAAATACTTCGATCCGGCCAGCAAAAAATACGGGGCAGCGCATGTTGTTGCCGCAACGCAATACTCGATGGGCGGCCTGCGCCGGGCGGCAGGCGAGCAGGCCTTCCGGCATGAACTGGCCGCCGCTGTGATAATCCTGCTGATTTATGTCTGGGCCGGCGCCGGGTGGTTCGCCTATGTCGGCAGCCTTTGCCTGTTTCTTGCCACCTTTGCCGTGGAGGCAATCAACACGGCGATAGAACTGGTCGTCGACCGGACCTCGCCGGAAATCTCCCAATATGGCCGGGAGGCAAAGGACCTTGGCTCCTTTGCGGTTTTCTGTCTGCTTTGCGCCAATGGTGTCTTTTTCGCATGGGCCCTTTGGACGGCGCTTGCGTGA
- a CDS encoding alpha/beta hydrolase — translation MNHKTPDPGFCSAPTRRQTLQSLAAATLASVTPFALTAPAAAASLKDISYGANTLDIHLPANAANAPVLAFVHGGAWRAGNKKKIGAKARHFTNKGYVFVSIGYTLYPRANAEQQAVQIAQAVNWVKTNISKYGGNGDRVALMGHSAGCHLSSLATLSGACTPKLLICNDTGAYDIAYLARLNNGKVPGLYSALNRKAKWKRWSPISYVHNRNQPPTLVMWSGGRNRDKISIRFANALAAAGAPVSRFDGSRYNHLSINSSIGRRDSAVTKAVERFLGKL, via the coding sequence ATGAACCATAAAACCCCCGATCCCGGATTTTGTTCTGCCCCGACCCGGCGCCAGACGCTTCAGTCTCTGGCCGCAGCAACGCTGGCGTCTGTAACGCCGTTCGCCCTGACAGCACCCGCTGCTGCGGCATCCCTGAAAGACATCAGCTATGGCGCCAACACCCTCGACATCCACCTGCCGGCCAATGCAGCCAATGCCCCGGTTCTGGCTTTCGTGCATGGCGGTGCCTGGCGGGCAGGCAACAAGAAGAAGATCGGTGCAAAGGCCCGCCACTTCACCAACAAGGGCTATGTCTTCGTATCCATCGGCTATACGCTGTATCCGCGCGCCAATGCCGAACAGCAGGCTGTTCAGATTGCCCAGGCGGTCAACTGGGTGAAGACCAATATCTCGAAATATGGCGGCAATGGCGACCGTGTGGCGCTGATGGGCCACTCGGCAGGATGTCACCTCTCATCGCTTGCAACCCTGTCGGGAGCCTGCACGCCGAAACTGTTGATCTGCAACGATACCGGCGCCTATGACATCGCCTATCTGGCGCGTCTCAACAACGGCAAGGTCCCCGGCCTGTACTCGGCCCTGAACCGGAAGGCGAAGTGGAAACGCTGGTCGCCGATTTCCTATGTCCACAACCGCAACCAGCCGCCAACCCTGGTGATGTGGTCGGGCGGCAGGAACCGCGACAAGATCTCGATCCGCTTTGCCAATGCGCTGGCGGCTGCCGGCGCGCCGGTCTCACGCTTTGACGGCAGCCGCTACAACCACCTGTCGATCAATTCATCGATCGGCCGGCGCGACAGCGCCGTTACCAAGGCAGTCGAACGCTTCCTCGGTAAACTGTAA
- a CDS encoding lytic transglycosylase domain-containing protein, which translates to MTTSKLPAAARIAAAVAGLILLTACTSTQTVTSSHTQTYGFTAPSLRTVPGQTSSGKTASKQKSSEKAELQKRKLADAKRRLDSAKKRLASFDAMTKGLSETQKRLMQSQRDYLAKKVKTAEGEVGKLQVSLRPKIAAGGGSARYHSLIAKYASANGIPLKLAHAVVRVESAYRANARGGAGEIGLMQLKLSTARLMGYRGSAKGLYNPETNIRYGMKYLGEAHRLAGGSTCGTILRYNAGHGAKRMNPISARYCKKVQRYI; encoded by the coding sequence ATGACGACTTCAAAGTTACCCGCCGCGGCGCGGATTGCCGCGGCTGTTGCCGGTCTGATTCTTCTTACAGCCTGCACCTCGACTCAAACCGTCACGTCAAGCCACACACAGACCTACGGCTTTACCGCACCATCCCTGCGCACGGTTCCCGGACAGACATCGTCCGGCAAAACCGCCAGCAAGCAGAAAAGTTCCGAAAAAGCCGAACTCCAAAAGCGCAAGCTGGCGGATGCGAAGCGCCGGCTTGATTCTGCAAAGAAGCGCCTTGCTTCTTTCGACGCCATGACCAAGGGCCTCAGCGAGACGCAAAAGAGGCTGATGCAGAGCCAGCGCGACTATCTGGCGAAGAAAGTGAAGACAGCTGAAGGCGAGGTTGGGAAGCTGCAAGTCTCCTTGCGGCCGAAGATCGCGGCAGGCGGCGGTTCGGCGCGATATCACTCCCTGATCGCAAAATATGCCAGCGCAAACGGTATCCCGCTCAAGCTCGCTCACGCCGTAGTGCGCGTTGAAAGCGCCTACAGGGCCAATGCGCGCGGCGGTGCTGGTGAAATCGGGCTGATGCAGCTCAAACTGTCGACGGCACGTCTGATGGGCTATCGCGGTTCTGCCAAGGGGCTCTACAATCCGGAAACCAATATCCGCTACGGCATGAAATATCTCGGTGAAGCGCACCGGCTTGCCGGCGGTTCAACCTGCGGCACCATCCTGCGCTACAATGCCGGGCACGGTGCCAAGCGCATGAACCCGATCAGTGCCCGATATTGCAAGAAGGTGCAGCGGTATATCTGA
- a CDS encoding N-acetylmuramoyl-L-alanine amidase produces MATAVNFNERRAPVDILLLHYTGMEDGEKAQQWLCAEESQVSCHYIVHEDGRIVQMVAEEKRAWHAGAGSWQGREDVNSRSIGIEIVNPGHEFGYPDFCDAQIAAVIDLCGDIIARCRIEPRNVLAHSDVAPGRKRDPGEKFPWKRLHEAGIGHWIEPAPLAGGRFLTLGDGGPPVEALQEMLSLYGYGIGRSGEFDRETAQVVAAFQRHFRPGKVDGVADVSTIETLYRLHHALGEG; encoded by the coding sequence GTGGCAACAGCTGTAAATTTCAATGAGCGCCGTGCGCCGGTCGACATTCTGCTGCTGCATTATACCGGGATGGAGGACGGCGAGAAGGCTCAGCAATGGTTGTGTGCCGAAGAAAGTCAGGTCTCCTGCCACTATATCGTGCACGAGGACGGGCGCATTGTTCAGATGGTGGCGGAGGAAAAGCGTGCCTGGCATGCCGGTGCGGGAAGCTGGCAGGGCAGGGAAGATGTGAATTCCCGTTCCATCGGTATTGAGATTGTCAATCCGGGCCACGAGTTCGGTTATCCGGATTTCTGCGATGCCCAGATTGCCGCCGTCATCGATCTGTGTGGCGACATCATTGCGCGGTGCAGGATCGAACCTCGAAACGTGCTGGCCCATTCGGATGTTGCGCCGGGCCGCAAGCGCGACCCGGGCGAGAAGTTTCCCTGGAAACGCCTTCATGAAGCTGGCATTGGCCACTGGATCGAGCCGGCTCCACTTGCCGGAGGCCGCTTTTTGACCCTCGGCGATGGCGGCCCGCCGGTCGAAGCGCTTCAGGAAATGCTGTCGCTTTATGGCTACGGGATCGGCCGCAGCGGCGAATTCGACCGGGAGACGGCGCAGGTGGTCGCTGCCTTCCAGCGCCATTTCAGGCCTGGAAAGGTTGATGGTGTGGCCGATGTTTCAACCATCGAAACCCTTTACCGGCTGCACCATGCTCTGGGTGAGGGCTGA
- a CDS encoding molecular chaperone DjiA: MSIWANFGEFIASTASQAFSAVVESVRTVFEGDPATRKQVTFSIAIIALSAKMAKADGIVTQEEVTAFQELFEVPQKEAANVARVYNLAKQDVAGFESYASQVKALFPEEEDILRDVLDGLFHIAKADGVIHERELGFVETVSDIFGLGHREFEGLRLRHMEPEEGDPYLVLGADPNWDNERLKAHYRKLVRDNHPDRMLARGVPEEFLRIANDRLAGINLAWQHLCRERGI; encoded by the coding sequence ATGTCGATCTGGGCAAATTTCGGCGAGTTCATCGCAAGCACTGCCAGCCAGGCGTTTTCGGCGGTCGTCGAATCCGTCCGTACGGTGTTTGAGGGCGATCCTGCCACGCGCAAGCAGGTGACATTTTCCATCGCCATCATTGCGCTGTCTGCCAAGATGGCCAAGGCGGACGGCATTGTGACCCAGGAGGAAGTTACTGCCTTTCAGGAACTGTTTGAGGTGCCACAAAAGGAAGCGGCCAATGTGGCGCGGGTGTATAACCTTGCCAAGCAGGATGTCGCCGGGTTTGAATCCTATGCCAGCCAGGTCAAGGCGCTGTTTCCGGAGGAGGAAGACATTCTGAGGGATGTGCTTGACGGGCTTTTCCACATCGCCAAGGCCGATGGTGTCATCCATGAGCGCGAACTGGGTTTCGTTGAAACCGTTTCCGACATCTTCGGCCTCGGCCACCGGGAGTTCGAGGGCCTCAGGCTGCGCCATATGGAGCCGGAGGAAGGCGATCCCTATCTGGTGCTGGGTGCCGATCCAAACTGGGACAATGAAAGGCTGAAAGCGCATTACCGCAAGCTGGTGCGCGATAATCACCCAGACAGGATGCTGGCCCGTGGCGTGCCGGAAGAATTTTTGCGGATCGCGAACGACCGCCTTGCCGGGATAAACCTGGCCTGGCAGCATTTGTGCAGGGAGCGGGGAATTTGA
- a CDS encoding META domain-containing protein translates to MKRILNSFPYAIALWFFAAIAVTAASSLAGSEWGMAGQDMPFVRFEAGGRVTGHAGCNRFFGSYETDGEKFKAGPLGATRMACPGAVMEKEQAFLSSLQNARRFTRRGARLELIDGKGKVLTLVQRDWD, encoded by the coding sequence ATGAAACGGATACTGAATTCCTTTCCTTATGCCATCGCCTTGTGGTTTTTCGCAGCAATTGCGGTGACCGCAGCTTCCTCGCTTGCCGGATCGGAATGGGGCATGGCAGGGCAGGACATGCCGTTCGTCCGGTTTGAAGCAGGCGGCCGTGTTACCGGCCATGCAGGCTGCAACCGCTTTTTCGGCAGCTATGAAACCGATGGCGAAAAGTTCAAGGCGGGCCCGCTGGGTGCAACGCGCATGGCTTGCCCCGGCGCGGTGATGGAAAAGGAGCAAGCGTTTCTTTCAAGCCTGCAGAATGCACGGAGATTTACCCGCAGGGGCGCCCGTCTTGAACTAATCGACGGCAAGGGCAAAGTCCTGACACTTGTTCAGCGGGATTGGGATTGA
- a CDS encoding winged helix DNA-binding protein, translating to MAKHTDKDIGEGIGRAAGGAAGKDEGAASVGPVVLASHLASGALPQLSEMEYVLTVATNAFHRWMVRCMTAAGHPGMTPLDVLVMHGVMHKEREKTLSDLCVVLNVEDTHLVNYSLKKLEGMGLLTTGKRGKEKTARVTAEGMKTCERYHQIRENLLVESVCDLGVDAAELAKAARLLRAVSGQYDQAARSATNL from the coding sequence ATGGCAAAACACACGGACAAGGACATTGGTGAAGGTATCGGCAGGGCCGCCGGCGGGGCCGCAGGCAAGGATGAAGGGGCGGCATCCGTCGGCCCGGTTGTGCTGGCTTCGCATCTGGCATCAGGGGCGCTGCCACAGCTTTCGGAGATGGAATATGTGCTGACGGTGGCAACCAATGCGTTTCACCGCTGGATGGTGCGCTGCATGACCGCGGCTGGTCACCCGGGCATGACGCCGCTTGATGTATTGGTGATGCACGGGGTGATGCACAAGGAGCGGGAAAAAACGCTTTCCGATCTATGTGTCGTTCTGAATGTGGAAGACACGCATCTGGTCAATTACTCGCTGAAAAAGCTCGAGGGAATGGGGCTCTTGACCACCGGCAAACGCGGCAAGGAGAAAACAGCAAGGGTGACGGCCGAGGGGATGAAGACCTGCGAGCGGTATCACCAGATTCGCGAAAACCTTCTGGTGGAGAGCGTATGCGACCTGGGCGTCGATGCGGCTGAGCTTGCCAAGGCTGCCCGCCTTCTTCGTGCCGTTTCCGGGCAGTACGATCAGGCGGCACGCAGCGCCACCAATCTGTAG
- a CDS encoding BufA2 family periplasmic bufferin-type metallophore, whose translation MKHVGKSGSAIAAAAFALAVAGSGIAVPSGAHAQGEAKIQCTGVNVCKGHSDCKTATSNCKGLNDCKGQGFVSLTQFECEKVGGKWEG comes from the coding sequence ATGAAACATGTAGGCAAATCAGGTTCGGCTATTGCTGCTGCTGCATTCGCTCTCGCCGTGGCCGGCAGCGGCATCGCTGTTCCCAGCGGTGCCCATGCCCAGGGTGAAGCCAAGATTCAGTGCACCGGCGTCAACGTCTGTAAAGGGCACAGCGACTGCAAGACCGCGACAAGCAACTGCAAGGGTCTGAACGACTGCAAGGGTCAGGGATTTGTCAGCCTGACCCAGTTCGAGTGTGAAAAAGTCGGCGGAAAGTGGGAAGGCTGA
- a CDS encoding BufA2 family periplasmic bufferin-type metallophore — protein MKHIGKSGAAVAAAAFALAITGTGIAVPSGAQAAEDKVQCVGVNSCKGHSDCKTATSSCKGLNACKGQGFLELTKAECDEQGGTYES, from the coding sequence ATGAAACATATCGGAAAATCCGGCGCCGCAGTTGCAGCCGCCGCTTTCGCCCTGGCCATCACTGGTACCGGCATTGCCGTTCCCTCAGGTGCCCAGGCAGCAGAGGACAAGGTCCAGTGCGTGGGCGTAAACTCGTGCAAAGGCCACAGCGACTGCAAAACGGCAACCAGTTCCTGTAAAGGACTTAACGCCTGTAAGGGTCAGGGCTTTCTGGAACTGACCAAGGCCGAGTGCGATGAACAGGGCGGCACATACGAAAGCTAA
- a CDS encoding MNIO family bufferin maturase — protein sequence MTISADLRKTAEKPPFLGFGLGLRPQHYTDILEGGDTLPIDWFEVISENYMLQGGRPIHMLDRIRERYPVVMHGVSLSIASTQPLNMEYLAGLKSLAERVEPKWISDHLCWTGVHGVNLHDLIPIPYTEEALNHVVSRIEQVQDYLGRRIAIENVSSYVEFAESEMEEWEFVAELARRADCWLLLDVNNVFVSGQNHAFDDAGFVEAIPADRVVQFHLAGHSEGEDCLIDTHDQPVCDEVFELYGKALERFGPVSTMIERDDNIPPLAELLEELARARSIAGQVLPAASLQTAA from the coding sequence ATGACCATCTCTGCCGATCTCCGGAAGACTGCTGAAAAACCGCCGTTTCTGGGCTTTGGCCTGGGCCTTAGGCCACAACACTATACCGATATTCTGGAAGGTGGCGATACGCTGCCTATCGACTGGTTTGAAGTCATCTCCGAAAACTACATGCTGCAGGGCGGCAGGCCGATACACATGCTGGACCGCATCCGCGAGCGCTATCCGGTCGTCATGCATGGCGTGTCGCTGTCGATTGCTTCAACCCAGCCCCTCAACATGGAGTATCTTGCCGGGCTGAAATCCCTGGCCGAGCGGGTGGAGCCCAAATGGATATCCGACCATCTGTGCTGGACGGGCGTGCACGGCGTCAATCTGCACGACCTGATCCCCATTCCCTATACCGAGGAAGCGCTCAACCATGTGGTTTCGCGCATTGAACAGGTTCAGGATTATCTCGGCCGCCGCATCGCCATTGAGAACGTTTCCTCCTACGTGGAATTCGCCGAATCGGAGATGGAGGAATGGGAATTCGTCGCAGAACTTGCCCGCCGCGCCGACTGCTGGCTGTTGCTGGACGTCAACAACGTCTTCGTGTCCGGTCAGAACCACGCCTTTGATGATGCCGGCTTTGTCGAGGCCATTCCTGCAGATCGTGTTGTGCAGTTCCATCTTGCTGGTCATAGCGAAGGCGAGGATTGCCTGATCGATACCCACGATCAGCCCGTGTGCGACGAGGTTTTCGAACTGTACGGCAAGGCCCTGGAGCGCTTCGGTCCGGTATCCACCATGATCGAGCGTGACGACAACATTCCTCCGCTTGCAGAACTGCTGGAGGAACTGGCCCGCGCACGGTCAATCGCCGGACAGGTACTGCCTGCCGCCAGCCTTCAGACAGCAGCCTAG
- a CDS encoding DNA-binding domain-containing protein: MANLAELQERLQADIMQRSHTTLPDIKSPPGSNKEKRLGVYQNAYKMRLIEILGESHEKLWIYVGDEQFYKMADRYFDACPANHPNARFVSSRLPQFLATDTRYKDQPVLAEIAAIEGALEDVFDAPDAPVADMDDLAAMPGERITEMTIVFSPAIRRLSLKTNALRIFQSLKDESEPPSPAKLPEARHLLVWRQDFISRYREINAEEEMLIDQGIAGKPFSTLCELASVMDDPESAAARVAGYMTGWINGGLISELRV; encoded by the coding sequence ATGGCAAACCTCGCGGAACTTCAGGAGCGCCTCCAGGCCGATATCATGCAGCGCTCGCACACCACGCTGCCCGACATCAAGTCACCACCGGGAAGCAACAAGGAAAAACGGCTCGGCGTCTATCAGAATGCCTACAAGATGCGCCTGATCGAAATTCTTGGCGAGTCCCATGAAAAATTGTGGATCTATGTCGGCGATGAACAGTTCTACAAAATGGCAGACCGCTATTTTGATGCCTGCCCCGCAAACCATCCCAATGCCCGTTTCGTTTCATCCCGTCTGCCGCAATTCCTGGCAACCGACACCCGTTACAAGGACCAACCGGTGCTTGCGGAAATTGCAGCCATCGAGGGAGCCCTGGAAGACGTTTTCGATGCGCCCGATGCGCCGGTTGCAGACATGGATGATCTTGCAGCTATGCCTGGCGAACGCATTACGGAAATGACCATCGTCTTTTCCCCCGCTATCCGCCGGCTTTCCCTGAAAACCAACGCCTTGAGGATTTTTCAGTCGCTCAAGGATGAGAGCGAACCGCCTTCCCCTGCCAAACTGCCGGAAGCCCGCCACCTGCTGGTATGGCGGCAGGACTTCATCAGCCGCTATCGCGAAATCAATGCAGAGGAGGAAATGCTGATCGACCAGGGCATCGCCGGAAAGCCCTTTTCCACCCTGTGTGAACTGGCCTCCGTGATGGATGATCCGGAAAGCGCGGCTGCACGGGTTGCCGGTTACATGACCGGTTGGATCAACGGCGGATTGATCAGCGAACTGCGGGTCTGA
- a CDS encoding CAP domain-containing protein, with protein sequence MGNRLVRRTGLDVRRRQVIAAGPLMLLSGGALLSGCAKGSSSHAGRRLRTDVHAQPLQFDVKDGFARLNKIRRRRLLPEFQMDGRLQKAAQDYADLMGSRGLYGHEIGPGTDFRTRIFAAGFDNSAGENLGVGYGSIDEAIEGWMDSPDHRKNMLKARYRLAGLGYAFNTSGRNERYTHLWVLIMGAA encoded by the coding sequence ATGGGAAACCGACTTGTCCGCAGAACAGGCCTCGATGTGCGCCGCCGGCAGGTAATCGCCGCCGGGCCGTTGATGCTGCTTTCAGGCGGTGCGCTGCTTTCAGGTTGTGCCAAAGGGTCTTCCAGCCATGCCGGACGCCGCCTGCGTACCGATGTGCATGCGCAACCCCTGCAGTTTGATGTCAAGGACGGCTTTGCCCGGCTCAACAAGATACGCCGGCGACGCTTGCTGCCGGAATTCCAGATGGATGGAAGGTTGCAAAAAGCGGCGCAGGACTATGCCGATCTGATGGGAAGCCGAGGGCTTTATGGCCATGAGATCGGGCCGGGAACCGATTTCAGAACCCGCATTTTTGCGGCCGGGTTCGATAATTCGGCAGGGGAGAATCTTGGCGTTGGTTACGGCTCCATAGACGAGGCCATTGAGGGCTGGATGGATTCGCCAGACCATCGCAAGAACATGCTGAAAGCCCGCTACCGCCTTGCAGGACTCGGCTATGCCTTCAATACATCGGGGCGCAATGAGCGTTACACCCATTTGTGGGTGCTCATCATGGGGGCTGCGTAG
- a CDS encoding DMT family transporter, translating into MTQHSKQGPQAPAAPVMDMTTWGLVLLLSLIWGGSFLFGRIAVQEVAPLAVVFFRVALAAMAIWTWLLLRRGLPHITLSFAAAIAGMAVFNNIIPFSLIFYGQQEIGSGLASIVNAMTPIWTVLIANFMTADEKLSSRKLAGILAGFIGVAVLMGGDALAGLKASALAQAAVLGATISYGFAGVYGKRFKGVDPMLIAAGQLAASTVLMGSYVLASGALFAFTLPSPAAIWSVIGLAIPCTAFAYVLFFTILSRAGATNVSLVTFLVPVTGVVLGIIFLGESLSPWHLAGMALIGLGLLILDGRLLDGRLRSSRGS; encoded by the coding sequence ATGACCCAACACTCCAAACAGGGGCCACAGGCCCCGGCAGCGCCCGTAATGGACATGACAACCTGGGGCCTGGTGCTGCTGCTTTCGCTGATTTGGGGTGGCTCGTTCCTGTTCGGCCGCATCGCGGTACAGGAAGTGGCACCGCTTGCCGTGGTGTTCTTCCGCGTTGCCTTGGCCGCGATGGCGATCTGGACCTGGCTGCTGCTTCGCCGGGGCCTGCCCCACATCACGCTCTCATTCGCTGCTGCCATCGCCGGAATGGCGGTTTTCAACAACATCATTCCCTTTTCGCTCATCTTCTACGGCCAGCAGGAAATCGGTTCCGGCCTTGCTTCCATCGTCAATGCGATGACGCCGATCTGGACCGTGCTGATTGCCAATTTCATGACCGCCGACGAAAAACTGAGCAGCCGCAAGCTGGCCGGCATTCTTGCCGGGTTCATCGGCGTGGCGGTGTTGATGGGCGGCGATGCACTGGCTGGCCTCAAGGCTTCCGCGCTGGCACAGGCCGCTGTCCTTGGTGCAACAATCAGCTACGGCTTTGCCGGTGTTTACGGCAAGCGCTTCAAGGGCGTGGACCCGATGCTGATCGCCGCAGGCCAACTGGCCGCATCCACAGTGCTGATGGGGAGCTATGTGCTGGCCAGCGGCGCGCTCTTTGCCTTCACCCTGCCATCACCAGCGGCCATCTGGTCGGTCATCGGCCTTGCCATTCCCTGCACGGCGTTCGCTTATGTTCTGTTCTTCACCATCCTGTCGCGTGCCGGCGCCACCAATGTCTCCCTCGTCACTTTCCTGGTTCCGGTGACCGGCGTGGTGCTTGGCATCATCTTTCTTGGCGAAAGCCTTTCGCCATGGCATCTGGCGGGCATGGCGCTGATCGGGCTGGGTCTGCTCATACTCGACGGCAGGCTGCTTGACGGCAGGTTGCGTTCATCGCGCGGCAGCTGA
- the metF gene encoding methylenetetrahydrofolate reductase [NAD(P)H] has product MTLFQYSHSVASSRQINVSFEFFPPVSDEANDRLWAAVERLQLLGPRFVSVTYGAGGSTRKRTLETVKRLVSETDLDVAAHLTCVDASKNEVDAVVRDLYQAGVRRFVALRGDPSSGIGGRYSPREDGYGNGAELVAGLKAFSDFDITVAAYPEKHPESPDFQLDIDLLKRKVDNGATRAITQFFFDNDVFEAFLERVRKAGIYIPIVPGILPIHHFGKVAGFAEKCGASIPHWLAERFEGLDNDPHTRELVAAAVAAEQVGDLTRRGVSDFHFYTMNRAELPVAVCRLIGIHELQPETGREVAA; this is encoded by the coding sequence ATGACACTTTTTCAATATTCCCATTCGGTGGCATCGAGCCGCCAGATCAACGTTTCCTTCGAGTTCTTCCCGCCGGTTTCCGACGAAGCCAATGACCGGTTGTGGGCGGCTGTAGAGCGGCTGCAATTGCTGGGGCCGCGCTTTGTTTCGGTCACCTATGGTGCGGGCGGCTCAACGCGAAAGCGCACGCTGGAAACCGTCAAACGGCTGGTCAGCGAGACCGATCTCGATGTTGCCGCACATCTGACCTGTGTCGATGCGAGCAAGAATGAGGTCGATGCGGTGGTGCGCGATCTTTACCAGGCTGGTGTCAGGCGGTTTGTTGCCCTGCGCGGTGATCCTTCCTCCGGCATTGGCGGCCGGTACAGCCCGCGGGAGGACGGTTACGGCAACGGCGCTGAACTGGTGGCCGGTCTGAAGGCGTTCAGCGATTTCGACATTACCGTTGCTGCCTATCCTGAAAAGCACCCCGAAAGCCCGGATTTCCAGCTCGACATTGATCTGCTGAAACGCAAGGTGGACAATGGCGCGACCCGGGCGATCACCCAGTTCTTCTTCGACAATGATGTATTTGAGGCCTTTCTGGAACGGGTGCGCAAGGCCGGCATCTACATTCCGATCGTGCCGGGCATTTTGCCGATCCACCATTTTGGCAAGGTGGCGGGCTTTGCCGAAAAGTGCGGTGCCAGCATTCCCCATTGGCTGGCGGAGCGTTTCGAAGGACTCGACAACGATCCCCATACACGCGAACTGGTTGCAGCAGCTGTTGCCGCCGAGCAGGTTGGCGATTTGACGCGCCGGGGCGTGAGCGATTTCCACTTCTACACCATGAACCGGGCCGAATTGCCGGTTGCCGTGTGCCGCCTCATCGGCATTCATGAACTGCAGCCGGAAACCGGCCGCGAGGTCGCTGCCTGA